The proteins below come from a single Marinobacter bohaiensis genomic window:
- a CDS encoding porin has translation MAVGSFITFPAVALADNGPIVYGKVNVSYENIDDGTADDWELRSNASRLGVKGDLDLDVNDLKAVYKAEFEISVDDGDKDGETFSQRNIYGGFAHARLGTLIAGKFDSPLKAAQGDVDQFGDLEGDLKNIMGGDERLSNIVQYSTPEFADAITVNVAVIPGEEAGTEDEDGPADSVSSSIVFDNDMLYAALAYDSEVETTLYDYGDDVKADTLRAAAGLKMDAFELGALFQQSESSDDIGGVSYEDTAYLVSGAYKINRLKLKAQYGMNDLDQTDDELTLMALGADYKVGDGSKVFAYYSKVEADDSDLEDTAFGVGFQHKFSM, from the coding sequence TTGGCTGTAGGTTCATTCATCACCTTTCCCGCGGTCGCGCTGGCTGACAACGGTCCGATTGTCTACGGCAAAGTGAACGTCAGCTACGAGAACATCGACGACGGCACTGCCGACGACTGGGAGCTGCGTAGCAACGCCTCGCGCCTGGGCGTAAAGGGCGATCTCGACCTGGACGTAAATGACCTGAAGGCGGTGTACAAGGCGGAATTCGAGATTTCCGTCGATGACGGTGACAAGGACGGAGAAACCTTCAGCCAGCGCAACATCTACGGCGGTTTTGCCCATGCCAGGCTGGGTACGCTGATTGCCGGTAAGTTTGATTCCCCGCTCAAGGCGGCCCAGGGCGACGTCGATCAGTTCGGCGACCTGGAAGGCGACCTGAAAAACATCATGGGTGGTGACGAGCGCCTGAGTAACATCGTGCAGTACTCCACACCAGAATTCGCGGATGCGATCACGGTCAACGTGGCGGTCATTCCTGGCGAGGAAGCCGGCACCGAAGACGAGGACGGCCCGGCCGATTCGGTCTCCAGCTCCATCGTGTTCGACAACGACATGCTGTACGCCGCCCTGGCATACGACTCCGAAGTCGAGACCACGCTGTACGACTACGGCGACGACGTGAAAGCCGATACCCTGCGCGCCGCCGCCGGCCTGAAGATGGACGCATTCGAACTGGGTGCCCTGTTCCAGCAGTCCGAAAGCTCCGACGACATCGGTGGCGTGTCCTATGAGGACACCGCGTACCTGGTCAGCGGTGCCTACAAGATCAACCGCCTCAAGCTCAAGGCCCAGTACGGTATGAACGACCTGGACCAGACCGACGACGAGCTGACCCTGATGGCTTTGGGTGCCGACTACAAGGTCGGTGATGGCAGCAAGGTCTTCGCTTACTACTCCAAGGTGGAAGCCGACGACAGTGATCTGGAAGACACCGCCTTCGGTGTGGGCTTCCAGCACAAGTTCTCGATGTAA
- a CDS encoding oxidoreductase codes for MSIDALTSILGTQKLFDNGQARVAETGNIDTEQVAEQVAAAIYHKQDPEMPDTYDKPQMKVYISESPEAMNARYNRLMELYGHGIAAVSVDLEAGYLDAMERMPEAVRDLDWGFSLRDGRLEIMEGSDSLTTGERIQIHAALRDAGVEYAAQPVADAVIEMIEVERGLSGLSKGIGQYDVNPSNFSEIVDLRRYVEEHLPGGKYGKGRVNPFDVEGRYFLGGHAMMDQIVVKADSTYFGDQSVLIRDYGEEAGDSPP; via the coding sequence ATGAGCATCGACGCCCTCACTTCGATCCTGGGAACGCAGAAGCTGTTCGACAACGGCCAGGCGCGTGTCGCCGAGACGGGAAATATCGACACGGAGCAGGTGGCGGAGCAGGTTGCTGCGGCGATCTATCACAAACAGGATCCGGAGATGCCGGATACCTACGACAAGCCTCAGATGAAGGTGTACATATCTGAATCGCCCGAGGCCATGAATGCGCGCTACAACCGACTGATGGAACTCTATGGGCATGGCATCGCGGCCGTTTCGGTGGATCTGGAAGCCGGCTACCTGGACGCGATGGAGCGTATGCCGGAAGCCGTCAGGGACCTGGATTGGGGATTCTCGTTGCGTGACGGCAGGCTGGAAATCATGGAAGGCTCGGATTCATTGACGACGGGAGAGCGCATCCAGATCCACGCCGCGTTGAGGGACGCCGGCGTCGAGTATGCGGCGCAGCCCGTTGCCGATGCGGTCATCGAAATGATCGAGGTTGAGCGCGGCCTGTCCGGGCTGAGTAAGGGCATTGGCCAGTACGATGTGAACCCCTCCAATTTTTCCGAGATCGTGGATCTGCGTCGCTACGTGGAGGAACACCTGCCGGGCGGCAAGTACGGGAAGGGGCGGGTCAATCCCTTTGACGTCGAAGGGCGCTATTTCCTGGGCGGGCATGCCATGATGGATCAGATCGTTGTGAAGGCTGACAGTACGTATTTCGGCGACCAGAGTGTCCTCATCAGGGATTACGGCGAGGAAGCTGGCGATTCTCCGCCCTGA
- a CDS encoding homocysteine S-methyltransferase family protein, translating to MAKYLNALPQLSGDVFLTDGGIETTLIFHDGLELPCFAAFDLLQSPQGKAALRRYFETYAALARKYDVGCILESATWRASSDWGDRLGYSAEQLAEANSQAIALLYEVRQTYETRQTPIVISGCVGPRGDGYSPDAFMTDSEAKTYHLPQITVFRDAGADLVTGITMTHTGEAIGIARGAMAVGMPVVLSFTVETDGKLPSGKPLGEAIEEVDEATGNGPIYYMINCAHPTHFMTTLETGGGWRSRLRGLRANASAKSHAELDEATALDEGHPEELARQYSDVRRLLPNLNVFGGCCGTDQRHVEAICRAVLAA from the coding sequence ATGGCCAAATACCTCAACGCCCTGCCCCAGCTTTCCGGCGACGTGTTCCTGACCGACGGCGGCATCGAGACCACGCTCATTTTCCACGACGGGCTGGAACTGCCCTGCTTCGCCGCCTTCGACCTGCTGCAATCGCCCCAGGGCAAAGCCGCCCTGCGCCGCTATTTCGAGACCTACGCCGCGCTGGCCCGCAAGTACGACGTCGGCTGCATCCTCGAGAGCGCCACCTGGCGGGCCAGCTCGGACTGGGGCGACAGGCTCGGTTACTCCGCCGAACAACTCGCTGAGGCCAACAGCCAGGCCATTGCCCTGCTGTATGAGGTGCGGCAAACGTATGAGACCCGACAGACGCCGATCGTGATCAGTGGCTGCGTTGGCCCTCGGGGCGACGGTTACAGCCCCGATGCGTTCATGACCGACAGCGAGGCGAAGACCTACCACCTGCCCCAGATCACCGTCTTCCGGGATGCCGGCGCCGACCTGGTGACCGGCATCACCATGACCCACACCGGCGAAGCCATCGGCATCGCCCGAGGCGCAATGGCCGTGGGTATGCCGGTGGTGTTGTCATTCACTGTGGAAACGGACGGGAAACTGCCCAGCGGCAAACCCCTGGGTGAAGCCATCGAAGAAGTGGACGAGGCCACCGGGAACGGGCCCATCTACTACATGATCAACTGCGCCCATCCCACGCATTTCATGACCACTCTGGAAACCGGAGGCGGCTGGCGGTCCCGCCTTCGCGGCCTGCGCGCCAACGCGTCGGCCAAGAGCCACGCCGAACTCGACGAGGCAACGGCACTGGACGAAGGCCATCCGGAAGAACTGGCCCGGCAATACAGTGACGTGCGCCGCCTGCTGCCCAATCTCAATGTGTTCGGCGGCTGCTGCGGTACCGACCAGCGGCATGTGGAGGCGATTTGCAGGGCAGTGCTGGCGGCTTGA
- a CDS encoding arylsulfatase — protein sequence MNLYLGKGRERVWTMIAALLILGSGTAFAAQQEKPNILVLWGDDIGYWNISHNSHGMMGYPTPNIDRIADEGIAFTDYYGQQSCTAGRAAFIGGNVPVRTGMTKVGLPGAKEGWQKTDVTMATVLKSQGYATGQFGKNHQGDRNEHLPTVHGFDEFFGNLYHLNAEEEPEHEDYPGDMKLANGKTFREQFGPRGVLHCYATEETNNTEDPRFGVWGKQTCEDTGPLTRKRMETVDDETSERAMEFIKEKTSAGEPWFVWWNGTRMHFRTHVREEHRHKGNDEYTDGMIEHDATVGQFLTLLDELDIADNTIVFYSTDNGPHFNTWPDAGNTPFRGEKNSNWEGAYRVPAFVRWPAEFQEGVTLNGLVSHEDWLPTFAAAAGAADIKEQLRDGVTLDGRDYKNYIDGYNMLDYFSGNAEASPRSEFWYVNDDGNVVAARYDDWKVVFLENRGEAFGVWQEPFVELRVPQIFNLRRDPFEKAQHNANVYYDWLLDHAFVIVPIQGLAAEFLKTMQEFPPSQSPGSFNLSSIEEKLSSMQGSH from the coding sequence ATGAATCTGTACTTAGGGAAGGGCCGGGAACGCGTGTGGACGATGATCGCCGCGTTGCTGATCCTGGGAAGCGGGACAGCCTTCGCGGCGCAGCAGGAGAAACCGAATATCCTTGTGCTGTGGGGCGACGACATTGGCTACTGGAACATCAGCCATAACAGCCACGGCATGATGGGCTATCCGACGCCCAACATCGACCGCATTGCCGACGAAGGCATTGCTTTTACGGACTACTACGGCCAGCAGAGCTGCACCGCTGGCCGCGCCGCGTTCATTGGCGGTAACGTGCCGGTACGGACCGGCATGACCAAGGTTGGTCTGCCGGGCGCGAAAGAGGGCTGGCAGAAGACCGACGTGACGATGGCCACGGTGCTCAAGAGCCAGGGCTACGCCACCGGCCAGTTCGGCAAGAACCACCAGGGTGACCGCAACGAGCACCTGCCCACCGTGCACGGGTTCGATGAGTTCTTCGGCAACCTCTATCACCTGAACGCCGAGGAGGAGCCGGAACACGAGGACTATCCCGGCGACATGAAACTCGCCAACGGCAAAACCTTCCGTGAACAGTTTGGTCCGCGCGGTGTGCTGCACTGCTACGCCACCGAGGAAACCAACAACACCGAAGATCCCCGTTTTGGTGTTTGGGGCAAACAGACCTGCGAGGATACCGGGCCGCTGACCCGCAAGCGCATGGAAACCGTCGACGACGAGACCTCCGAGCGCGCCATGGAGTTCATCAAGGAAAAGACCAGCGCCGGCGAACCCTGGTTCGTGTGGTGGAACGGTACGCGTATGCACTTCCGCACCCACGTCCGGGAGGAGCACCGCCACAAAGGGAACGACGAGTACACTGACGGCATGATCGAGCACGACGCCACCGTCGGCCAGTTCCTGACCCTGCTGGACGAGCTGGACATCGCCGACAACACCATCGTGTTCTACTCCACCGACAACGGCCCGCACTTCAACACCTGGCCGGACGCCGGCAACACGCCGTTCCGGGGTGAGAAGAACTCCAACTGGGAGGGCGCCTACCGGGTGCCGGCCTTCGTACGCTGGCCCGCCGAGTTTCAGGAGGGCGTCACCCTTAACGGCCTGGTCTCCCACGAAGACTGGTTGCCCACCTTTGCCGCTGCGGCCGGCGCCGCGGACATCAAGGAACAGCTGCGTGACGGCGTCACCCTGGACGGGCGCGACTACAAGAACTACATCGACGGCTACAACATGCTCGACTACTTTAGCGGCAACGCCGAGGCATCGCCGCGCTCGGAGTTCTGGTACGTCAATGACGACGGCAACGTGGTGGCGGCCCGCTACGACGACTGGAAAGTCGTTTTCCTGGAAAACCGGGGTGAGGCCTTCGGCGTCTGGCAGGAGCCGTTTGTCGAGCTCCGCGTACCGCAGATCTTCAACCTTCGTCGGGACCCGTTCGAAAAGGCCCAGCACAACGCCAACGTCTATTACGACTGGCTGCTGGACCACGCGTTCGTCATCGTGCCGATCCAGGGCCTGGCGGCGGAGTTCCTGAAAACCATGCAGGAATTCCCGCCCAGCCAGTCGCCGGGCTCGTTCAACCTGAGCTCGATCGAGGAGAAACTGAGCAGCATGCAGGGCTCGCACTAG
- a CDS encoding oxidoreductase — protein MQQSKTILITGISSGFGQALAEAALAAGHRVIGTARQASAVAAFEAHESGNAYARQLDLTDTPAIARVAEDIETTLGPVDVLVNNAGYGHEGILEESPTDEMRRQFEVNVFGAVELTQALLPFFRQRRAGHVINITSMGGYITMPGIAYYCGSKFALEGISDTLSKELAPFNIHVTAVAPGSFRTDWAGRSMRRSPRLIADYDELFDPVRQARLEKSGQQLGNPNKAAKAMLDIIESDAPPTHLLLGSDALKLVRDRLAGMAQEIDAWEDLTVSTDG, from the coding sequence ATGCAACAGAGCAAGACGATTCTCATCACCGGTATCAGCAGTGGGTTCGGCCAGGCCCTGGCCGAGGCGGCATTGGCCGCCGGACACCGGGTCATTGGCACCGCGCGCCAGGCCAGCGCCGTTGCGGCCTTCGAGGCCCACGAATCGGGCAACGCCTATGCCCGTCAGCTTGACCTGACCGACACTCCGGCCATCGCCCGGGTCGCGGAAGACATCGAAACCACCCTCGGGCCCGTTGACGTTCTGGTCAACAACGCGGGCTATGGTCACGAAGGCATCCTGGAAGAATCGCCGACCGACGAGATGCGCCGACAGTTCGAGGTAAACGTGTTCGGCGCAGTCGAGCTGACCCAGGCACTGCTTCCCTTCTTCCGTCAGCGCCGGGCCGGGCACGTCATAAACATCACTTCGATGGGCGGGTACATCACCATGCCCGGCATCGCCTACTACTGCGGGAGCAAGTTCGCGCTTGAGGGTATTTCAGACACCCTGAGCAAGGAGCTGGCACCGTTCAACATCCACGTCACCGCCGTGGCGCCCGGCTCCTTCCGGACCGATTGGGCAGGCCGTTCCATGCGCCGCTCTCCGCGGCTGATTGCCGATTACGATGAGCTGTTTGATCCCGTCCGCCAGGCCCGCCTGGAGAAAAGCGGCCAGCAGCTCGGCAATCCAAACAAAGCCGCAAAAGCCATGCTGGATATCATTGAATCCGACGCCCCTCCCACTCACCTGCTGCTGGGAAGTGACGCGCTCAAACTGGTACGGGATCGACTGGCCGGCATGGCACAGGAAATCGACGCCTGGGAAGATCTGACGGTCTCGACGGATGGTTGA
- a CDS encoding AraC family transcriptional regulator: MNIEPAVGDSRARRMASLLESMAPREGYNLTALPDVRFLRSNRPLNRTPVLYDPGIVIVCQGRKRGYWGDKTYVYDAQHYLAVSIPVPFTMETDASAEKPLLAIYLHLNIPLAAELLLELEEAGIPASTAPCGIVSSEMEPALEATVERFLEIMTTPDDGRILGPAMVREIYFRVLTGAQGGAMRAALDMDGNFGRISRAIRRIHAGYATTLDVHQLAQEARMSVPSFHAHFRQVTQTSPMQYVKSVRLHQARLLMFRNGMTAAAASVSVGYESSSQFSREFRRLFGRSPREEVSWMRSSFELPPPESPSIYVSSH, from the coding sequence ATGAACATCGAGCCGGCTGTTGGCGACTCGCGTGCGCGACGTATGGCGTCGCTGCTCGAGTCTATGGCCCCTCGGGAAGGTTACAATCTGACGGCATTGCCCGACGTGCGGTTCCTGCGTTCGAACCGCCCTCTGAACAGAACGCCGGTGCTTTACGATCCGGGCATCGTCATCGTCTGCCAGGGGCGGAAGCGCGGCTATTGGGGAGACAAGACCTACGTCTACGATGCCCAGCACTATCTGGCCGTGTCGATTCCAGTCCCGTTCACGATGGAGACCGACGCCAGTGCCGAGAAGCCGTTGCTGGCCATCTACCTGCACCTCAACATACCGCTGGCCGCAGAGCTGCTGCTCGAGTTGGAGGAAGCCGGGATACCCGCTTCGACGGCGCCCTGCGGCATAGTGTCATCAGAGATGGAACCGGCGTTGGAAGCCACCGTGGAGCGCTTTCTGGAAATCATGACCACGCCCGACGACGGCCGGATTCTGGGTCCGGCGATGGTGCGTGAGATCTACTTCCGGGTGCTCACCGGCGCCCAGGGCGGGGCGATGCGGGCGGCGTTGGATATGGACGGCAACTTCGGGCGTATCTCCCGCGCTATCCGCCGTATCCACGCAGGCTATGCGACCACCCTGGACGTTCATCAGCTGGCCCAGGAAGCCCGTATGAGCGTGCCGAGCTTCCACGCGCACTTCAGGCAGGTGACGCAGACGTCGCCCATGCAGTATGTGAAGAGCGTCCGGCTGCATCAAGCCAGACTCCTGATGTTCCGGAACGGAATGACCGCAGCGGCGGCATCGGTGAGTGTGGGCTACGAGAGTTCGTCGCAGTTCAGCCGGGAGTTCAGGCGCCTTTTTGGACGGTCGCCGCGAGAAGAGGTGTCCTGGATGCGTTCATCCTTCGAGCTGCCGCCGCCGGAGTCGCCGTCCATCTACGTATCGTCTCACTGA
- a CDS encoding DUF1289 domain-containing protein, translated as MASKIDNPCQSLCQLKGGLCTGCGRTRDEIRHWKSMKRPEKMKASKRAEQRLKKL; from the coding sequence ATGGCCAGCAAGATCGACAACCCCTGCCAGTCCCTGTGCCAGCTGAAGGGCGGACTCTGTACCGGCTGCGGTCGCACCAGGGACGAGATTCGCCATTGGAAATCCATGAAGCGGCCCGAGAAGATGAAGGCGTCGAAGCGGGCTGAGCAGCGGTTGAAGAAGCTGTAG
- a CDS encoding HAD-IA family hydrolase, with amino-acid sequence MTHADLAAKRYAAFLFDMDGTLLSSIASAERVWAEWAREHGLDVDAFLPTIHGIQAVETIRRLALPGVDPVAEAARITRAEIENVQDVEAIAGAAAFLDNLPAERWAIVTSAPRALAESRLAAAGLPLPSVLITAEDVERSKPAPDAYHIAAGRLRVDAGDCLVFEDAPAGIDAGVAAGASVVVVTAVQSHPTPGQHPAIASYEGLQAVADDGGVSVQGVPGRASVSSQTAPAQS; translated from the coding sequence ATGACACACGCCGATCTGGCGGCAAAACGCTATGCCGCCTTCCTCTTCGATATGGATGGCACACTACTGAGCTCCATTGCCTCCGCCGAACGCGTCTGGGCTGAATGGGCGCGGGAACACGGCCTCGATGTGGACGCTTTCCTGCCGACCATCCACGGTATCCAGGCCGTTGAGACGATCCGGCGCCTGGCCCTGCCGGGCGTCGACCCCGTCGCCGAAGCCGCGCGCATCACCCGGGCGGAAATCGAGAACGTGCAGGACGTCGAAGCCATCGCCGGAGCCGCCGCCTTCCTCGACAACCTGCCCGCCGAGCGCTGGGCCATCGTCACGTCCGCGCCCCGGGCGCTGGCGGAAAGCCGCCTGGCCGCCGCCGGACTGCCCCTGCCCTCGGTGCTGATCACCGCCGAGGATGTGGAACGCAGCAAACCGGCGCCGGACGCCTACCACATCGCCGCCGGGCGCCTGCGGGTCGACGCCGGCGATTGCCTGGTGTTCGAGGACGCCCCGGCCGGCATCGACGCCGGCGTGGCGGCCGGGGCCAGCGTCGTGGTGGTCACCGCCGTCCAGAGTCACCCGACGCCGGGCCAGCACCCGGCCATCGCAAGCTACGAGGGGCTGCAAGCGGTCGCGGACGATGGCGGGGTGAGCGTACAGGGCGTGCCGGGCCGGGCTTCCGTATCCAGCCAGACGGCACCGGCGCAATCATGA
- a CDS encoding aspartate/glutamate racemase family protein — MKTIGLLGGMSWESTEGYYRAINEGVKNALGGLHSARIALYSVDFEPIEKLQHEGDWDGTATILADAARRVQAAGADFLLIGTNTMHKVAPQIEQAIDIPLLHIADATAEALVQDGIKTVGLLGTAFTMEQDFYKGRLSENHGLNVQIPDEDDRRTVHRIIYEELCLGTIKPESKAEYLRIIDRLADRGAEAVILGCTEIGMLVSQEDTGVRLFDTTAIHARKAVEYAL, encoded by the coding sequence ATGAAAACAATCGGTCTGCTCGGCGGCATGAGCTGGGAGAGCACGGAAGGCTACTACCGCGCCATCAACGAGGGCGTCAAAAACGCTCTGGGTGGTCTGCACTCCGCCCGGATCGCCCTGTACAGCGTCGATTTCGAGCCCATCGAGAAGCTGCAGCACGAGGGAGACTGGGACGGCACAGCGACGATCCTCGCAGACGCGGCCCGGCGCGTGCAGGCCGCCGGCGCCGACTTCCTGCTCATCGGCACGAACACGATGCACAAGGTTGCCCCGCAGATCGAACAGGCCATCGACATCCCGCTGCTCCATATCGCCGATGCGACGGCAGAGGCGCTGGTACAGGACGGCATCAAGACGGTGGGCCTCCTGGGCACCGCATTCACCATGGAACAGGATTTCTACAAGGGCCGGCTGAGCGAAAACCACGGACTCAACGTTCAGATCCCGGACGAAGACGACCGTCGGACTGTCCACAGGATCATTTACGAAGAGCTCTGTCTCGGAACGATCAAGCCTGAGTCGAAAGCCGAGTACCTGCGCATCATCGACCGGCTTGCGGACCGGGGCGCGGAGGCCGTGATTCTTGGCTGTACCGAGATTGGCATGCTGGTCAGTCAGGAAGATACCGGGGTCCGGCTGTTCGATACCACGGCGATCCATGCCCGCAAGGCGGTGGAGTACGCCCTGTAG
- a CDS encoding LysR family transcriptional regulator → MTLEDLQVVLKVAEFRSITAAAISLDMRTATASAAVKRVEKALGAELFVRTTRQLRLSGAGEKYLPQCEQALHMLELARHNIRDDRETVEGELRLAVSSDLGRNLVIPWLDELMAEQPDLSLRVNVSDSNIDFYRDSVDMALRYGSPDDASLFGFKICDIYGVLCATQAYLDQHGWPGHPHDLAPHNGLFYQLQDIPHDTWTFTREGQRFKVRMHGNRSSNDGDLVRRWCVAGLGIAVKSCLDMSDDLLAGRVISIMPEYQTRMTELWLICPSRQSITPAVRLLRDRLREKCAGILDELARHGHIRRSRG, encoded by the coding sequence ATGACGCTCGAAGACTTACAGGTCGTACTCAAAGTCGCCGAATTCCGCAGTATCACCGCGGCAGCCATCAGTCTGGACATGCGAACAGCCACCGCCAGCGCGGCCGTCAAACGGGTGGAAAAAGCTCTCGGGGCCGAGCTGTTCGTGCGCACCACGCGCCAACTGCGCCTCTCAGGCGCCGGCGAGAAATATCTGCCACAGTGCGAACAGGCGCTGCACATGCTTGAGCTGGCACGCCACAACATCCGGGATGATCGGGAGACGGTGGAGGGGGAACTGCGGCTGGCCGTATCATCAGACCTGGGGCGTAATCTGGTCATTCCCTGGCTGGACGAGCTAATGGCGGAGCAGCCCGATCTCAGCTTGCGGGTGAATGTCAGCGACAGCAACATCGATTTCTATCGGGATTCGGTGGACATGGCGCTGCGTTACGGCTCGCCGGACGACGCGAGCCTGTTCGGCTTCAAGATCTGCGACATCTACGGCGTGTTGTGCGCAACGCAGGCCTACCTCGACCAGCACGGCTGGCCCGGACACCCTCACGACCTGGCGCCCCACAACGGGTTGTTCTATCAGTTGCAGGACATCCCCCACGATACTTGGACGTTTACCCGGGAGGGCCAGCGGTTCAAGGTGCGCATGCACGGCAACCGCTCGTCCAATGACGGCGACCTGGTGCGTCGATGGTGTGTGGCAGGATTGGGCATCGCGGTCAAATCCTGTCTCGACATGTCAGACGACCTGCTGGCAGGCCGCGTCATCAGCATCATGCCGGAATACCAGACCCGCATGACCGAACTCTGGCTAATCTGTCCCAGTCGCCAGTCCATCACGCCGGCCGTGCGTTTGCTGAGGGACCGGCTGAGGGAAAAGTGCGCCGGCATTCTGGACGAGCTGGCCCGTCACGGCCACATCAGACGCTCGCGGGGATAA
- a CDS encoding zinc-binding alcohol dehydrogenase family protein, whose protein sequence is MKAIGYTQALPITEAESLLDIELPQPLAEGRDLLVQVKAIAVNPVDYKIRQRAPAEEGQYKVIGWDAVGEVVATGPDVTGFQPGDTVYYAGDVTRPGCNAEYQLVDERIVGHKPKSLSDADAAALPLTTITAWELLFEHLELARQAPGASASSDDVLLVVGAAGGVGSILIQLAKTLTGATVIATASREASRNWVKDLGADVVVDHGEPLKPQIDALIDAGRIEAVTHVASLNATDRYFESYVDVLVPFGRIAFIDDPAALDVMKIKPKSLSLHIEFMFARSMHQSRDMQAQHELLEQVADLVDRGYIRTTTGKHLGRINAENLKAAHAELESGRAVGKIVLEGF, encoded by the coding sequence ATGAAAGCGATTGGCTATACCCAGGCACTGCCGATTACCGAGGCGGAATCGCTGCTTGATATTGAGCTGCCCCAGCCCTTGGCCGAGGGCCGTGATTTACTGGTTCAGGTGAAGGCGATTGCCGTCAATCCGGTGGATTACAAGATCCGCCAGAGAGCGCCGGCCGAGGAGGGACAGTACAAGGTGATCGGTTGGGACGCGGTGGGTGAGGTGGTGGCCACCGGACCTGACGTCACCGGGTTCCAGCCGGGGGACACGGTGTACTACGCCGGCGACGTGACTCGTCCCGGCTGCAACGCCGAGTATCAGCTCGTTGACGAGCGCATCGTCGGCCACAAACCGAAGAGCCTGTCTGATGCCGATGCCGCGGCTCTGCCGCTGACCACCATTACCGCGTGGGAGTTGCTGTTCGAACACCTGGAACTGGCACGGCAGGCGCCCGGCGCCTCGGCGAGCTCGGACGACGTCCTTCTGGTCGTGGGCGCGGCCGGTGGCGTCGGCTCCATATTGATCCAACTGGCCAAGACGCTGACCGGAGCCACCGTCATTGCCACGGCCTCACGGGAAGCATCCCGCAACTGGGTCAAAGACCTGGGAGCGGATGTCGTCGTGGATCATGGCGAGCCGCTGAAACCGCAGATCGATGCCCTGATCGACGCCGGCAGGATCGAGGCCGTGACGCATGTGGCGAGTCTCAACGCCACCGATCGGTACTTTGAGAGCTACGTGGATGTGCTCGTACCGTTTGGGCGCATCGCCTTTATCGACGACCCGGCTGCGCTGGACGTCATGAAGATCAAACCCAAGAGCCTCTCGCTGCATATCGAGTTCATGTTTGCCCGCTCCATGCATCAGTCCCGCGACATGCAGGCCCAGCACGAGCTGCTTGAACAGGTCGCGGATCTGGTGGACCGGGGTTACATCCGGACCACGACCGGCAAGCACCTGGGCCGGATCAATGCTGAGAACCTCAAGGCCGCACACGCCGAACTGGAGTCCGGGCGTGCGGTGGGCAAGATCGTGTTGGAGGGATTCTAG